Proteins from a single region of Campylobacter lari:
- a CDS encoding carbonic anhydrase family protein — protein MCCFYKKARKILLLKKIIRAFPKKEGDKLYVQSLSANELLPNNLQSFYIFKNKLNKPCNQKITWIVLKDMSYASKEQIQIIQNLMGKNENLKIQEINNLEQND, from the coding sequence TTGTGCTGTTTTTACAAGAAGGCGCGGAAAATCCTTTTATTAAAAAAAATCATCCGTGCTTTTCCTAAAAAAGAAGGCGATAAGCTTTATGTTCAAAGCTTAAGTGCTAATGAGTTATTGCCAAACAATCTTCAATCTTTTTATATCTTTAAAAATAAACTCAACAAGCCTTGTAATCAAAAAATCACTTGGATAGTTTTAAAAGATATGAGCTATGCCTCTAAAGAGCAAATTCAAATCATACAAAATTTAATGGGAAAAAATGAGAATTTGAAAATACAAGAAATTAATAATTTAGAACAAAATGATTAA
- a CDS encoding carbonic anhydrase: MKDLIEGALKFMQEDFKEHAELFESLKNKQNPHTLFIGCADSRVIPNLITNTGPGELFVVRNIGNIVPPYRVGDDFLATTSAIEYAFSSLHIKNIIVCGHSNCGGCAALYANENELKSMPNVRKWLTLLEPIKNKVLKVAGSDLAMRSWMTEKMNLVNSLQNLLTYPGIEEALNKKEIELHAWYYIIETGEIYEYDFNFENFVLIQERVKKV, translated from the coding sequence TTGAAAGACTTGATCGAGGGTGCTTTAAAATTTATGCAAGAAGATTTTAAAGAGCATGCAGAACTTTTTGAAAGTTTAAAAAATAAACAAAATCCCCACACGCTTTTTATAGGATGTGCTGATTCAAGAGTTATACCAAATTTAATTACTAATACAGGCCCAGGAGAGCTTTTTGTTGTAAGAAATATAGGCAATATAGTTCCACCTTATAGAGTAGGAGATGATTTTTTGGCAACTACTTCAGCTATTGAGTATGCTTTTAGTTCTTTACATATAAAAAATATCATAGTTTGTGGACATAGTAATTGTGGTGGCTGTGCGGCTTTATATGCAAATGAAAATGAGCTAAAGAGTATGCCGAATGTGAGAAAATGGCTTACCTTGCTCGAGCCTATTAAAAATAAGGTTTTAAAAGTTGCAGGCAGTGATTTAGCCATGCGATCTTGGATGACTGAAAAAATGAACTTGGTTAATTCTTTGCAAAATTTATTAACCTATCCAGGTATAGAAGAAGCTTTAAATAAAAAAGAAATAGAACTTCATGCTTGGTATTACATCATAGAAACGGGTGAAATTTATGAGTATGATTTTAATTTTGAAAATTTTGTTTTAATACAAGAGAGGGTGAAAAAAGTATGA
- a CDS encoding GNAT family N-acetyltransferase — MKHSHDFLSDFDREKIKNDLLNSQVFFSLNYLICYNKDKMIGFLAFVDDKIEMLFLSSKYFNKGIDTTLISKAINDYHLKYVEVNKDNYKAYKFLSEKWFFTRG; from the coding sequence GTGAAACATTCCCATGATTTTTTATCTGATTTTGATAGAGAAAAGATTAAAAATGATCTTTTAAATTCTCAAGTATTCTTTAGTTTAAATTATTTGATTTGTTATAATAAAGACAAAATGATTGGATTTTTAGCATTTGTGGATGATAAAATTGAAATGTTGTTTTTAAGTTCAAAATATTTTAACAAAGGTATAGACACTACTTTAATATCTAAAGCCATAAATGATTATCATTTGAAATATGTTGAAGTAAATAAAGATAATTATAAGGCGTATAAATTTTTATCAGAAAAATGGTTTTTTACAAGAGGGTGA
- a CDS encoding RDD family protein: protein MKTKAKIATRFLRFKAFLIDLFLLYVPILYLFYFTLGSKEAFLNNQLIIFLCPLLFGFLQALFLVKKAQSPGLKAYDLYLIDIKNGHKLNFFRIILRYVIFIISFGLLIGFLVSFLRKDTLALHDILSQSAIVTKVEK from the coding sequence ATGAAAACTAAAGCAAAAATAGCCACTCGCTTTTTAAGATTTAAAGCCTTTTTGATTGATCTATTTTTGCTTTATGTGCCCATTTTGTATTTGTTTTATTTTACTCTTGGCTCTAAAGAAGCTTTTTTAAACAATCAACTTATAATTTTTTTGTGCCCATTGCTTTTTGGATTTTTACAAGCATTATTTTTAGTAAAAAAAGCTCAAAGTCCTGGACTTAAAGCTTATGATTTATACTTGATTGATATTAAAAATGGACACAAACTTAATTTTTTTAGAATAATCCTACGCTATGTAATTTTCATTATAAGCTTTGGCTTGTTGATTGGCTTTTTGGTAAGCTTTTTAAGAAAGGATACCTTAGCCTTGCATGATATTTTAAGCCAAAGCGCTATTGTAACAAAGGTGGAAAAATGA
- a CDS encoding mechanosensitive ion channel family protein → MKKIVNIILLFLFISTLNAQEKNALEDKNSIFALVQDYIELNLLLESFKTGDTNSTEFQDNIKEIEKQKTALLTTLPLKMVSQKIDDKEAKDFLKTKNALQKSVENAQAKKRYYDYVDNKIKLLNLTSAEHFYLCIFELEKVFIEGAQSQKIKKIIDESIDSLKEDIVFNFALDKEKINDITQLRTLELSENNLRNTIKSYNEILVYLRNNANLLETNFLFTGLGLQNAINYINKQTSISSVNVGKIVISIIVIVLFYSLKFYLAKILYFVLIHLFGKNSENVEIKTHFLEKLQGPVGWFLFAYAIGICFTIFYYPAPVDIRISNILSIVYVILTAWLVINIFDSYGMVIVAKLAEKSGKREVVNLIIKILYFIIIVIAVLFVLSHLGFNISALIASLGIGGLAVALAAKDIIANFFASVLLLFDNSFNQGDWVEISGIEGTIVEIGLRKTTIRTFDNSLVFLPNSTIMGTNIKNWSKRKIGRHVKLFIGVTYDARPEQLEQCVEDIRYLLATSPLIAQVDDSALNHGGTRARYRQNLVSVNDLEGYKNNTYVAVSGFSASSIDIEVYFYTKAVDAAGFREARQSILLELMKIVERNKLSFAFPSQSLYIEKINKDDKEELLS, encoded by the coding sequence ATGAAAAAGATTGTTAATATTATTTTATTATTTTTATTTATCAGCACTTTGAATGCACAGGAAAAAAATGCTTTAGAGGATAAGAATAGTATTTTTGCTTTGGTACAAGATTATATAGAGCTTAATTTACTTTTGGAAAGTTTTAAAACTGGTGATACAAATAGCACCGAATTTCAAGATAATATCAAAGAAATAGAAAAACAAAAAACAGCTCTTTTGACTACTTTACCTTTAAAAATGGTATCTCAAAAGATTGATGATAAAGAAGCAAAAGATTTTTTAAAAACTAAGAATGCTTTACAAAAAAGTGTTGAAAATGCCCAAGCTAAAAAAAGATATTATGATTATGTGGATAATAAAATCAAACTTTTAAATTTAACCTCTGCAGAACATTTTTATCTTTGTATATTTGAATTAGAAAAAGTTTTTATCGAAGGTGCTCAAAGTCAAAAAATAAAAAAAATTATTGATGAAAGCATTGACTCATTAAAAGAAGATATAGTTTTTAATTTTGCTTTAGATAAAGAGAAAATTAATGATATTACTCAACTTAGAACTTTAGAGCTTAGTGAAAATAATTTAAGAAATACCATCAAGTCATATAATGAAATTTTGGTATATCTAAGAAATAATGCAAATTTGCTTGAAACTAATTTTTTATTTACGGGCTTGGGCTTGCAAAATGCCATTAATTATATTAATAAACAAACCTCTATTAGTAGTGTAAATGTTGGAAAAATAGTTATTTCTATTATTGTCATTGTTTTGTTTTATTCTTTGAAATTTTATCTTGCAAAAATTTTGTATTTTGTATTGATACATTTATTTGGAAAAAATTCAGAAAATGTAGAAATAAAAACTCACTTTTTAGAAAAGCTCCAAGGACCAGTGGGTTGGTTTTTGTTTGCTTATGCTATTGGAATTTGTTTTACTATTTTTTACTATCCTGCACCTGTAGATATAAGAATTAGTAATATTTTATCAATTGTTTATGTTATTTTAACTGCTTGGCTTGTGATAAATATTTTTGATAGTTATGGTATGGTAATTGTGGCAAAGCTTGCTGAAAAAAGTGGCAAACGCGAAGTGGTTAATTTAATTATTAAAATTTTATATTTTATTATTATAGTAATAGCTGTTTTATTTGTTTTATCACATTTAGGATTTAATATTTCAGCATTGATTGCATCTTTAGGTATTGGTGGTTTGGCTGTGGCATTGGCAGCTAAGGATATTATTGCAAATTTCTTTGCTTCTGTGCTTTTGCTTTTTGATAACAGCTTTAATCAAGGCGATTGGGTTGAAATTTCAGGTATAGAAGGAACTATAGTAGAAATTGGGCTTAGAAAAACTACTATTAGAACTTTTGATAATTCTTTGGTATTTTTACCAAATTCAACTATTATGGGAACTAATATAAAAAATTGGAGTAAAAGAAAAATAGGACGCCATGTAAAATTATTTATAGGTGTAACTTATGATGCAAGACCTGAACAACTTGAGCAATGTGTAGAAGATATAAGATATTTATTAGCTACTAGTCCTTTGATAGCTCAAGTTGATGATAGTGCGCTAAATCATGGTGGAACCCGCGCTAGATATAGACAAAATTTAGTTTCAGTGAATGATTTAGAAGGATATAAAAATAATACTTATGTGGCTGTGAGTGGCTTTAGCGCAAGTTCTATTGATATAGAAGTATATTTTTATACTAAAGCAGTTGATGCTGCAGGTTTTAGAGAAGCAAGACAAAGTATTTTACTTGAATTAATGAAGATTGTCGAAAGAAATAAACTAAGTTTTGCATTTCCTTCACAAAGTCTTTATATAGAAAAAATCAATAAAGACGATAAAGAAGAGTTATTATCTTAA
- the pyrE gene encoding orotate phosphoribosyltransferase, with amino-acid sequence MNLEQIYKDCGAYLQGHFLLSSGKHSEFYLQSAKVLENPKLAGELCDELAKVIASFNIEFDSICSPALGGILAGYELARACNKRFIFTERVEGVMSLRRGFEVKKGEKFIVCEDIITTGGSALESAKIIENLGGEVVGFAALANRGFCAVKNLNNPRKENAKLPQNLPLFALGNFEFDIYDANTCPLCEKGTKAIKPGSRGN; translated from the coding sequence ATGAACTTAGAACAAATTTATAAAGATTGTGGAGCATACCTACAAGGACATTTTTTACTTAGCTCAGGGAAACACTCTGAGTTTTACCTTCAAAGTGCTAAAGTTTTAGAAAATCCAAAACTAGCAGGTGAGCTTTGTGATGAGCTTGCGAAAGTTATTGCCAGTTTTAATATTGAATTTGATAGTATTTGCTCGCCTGCCTTGGGTGGAATTTTAGCAGGTTATGAGCTTGCTAGAGCTTGCAACAAACGCTTTATTTTCACTGAACGCGTAGAAGGAGTGATGAGTCTTAGACGCGGTTTTGAAGTAAAAAAAGGTGAAAAATTTATCGTTTGTGAAGATATTATTACAACAGGTGGCTCAGCACTTGAGAGTGCAAAAATCATCGAGAATTTAGGTGGAGAAGTAGTAGGTTTTGCAGCTTTAGCAAATCGTGGTTTTTGTGCTGTAAAAAATTTAAACAATCCAAGAAAAGAAAATGCAAAATTACCACAAAATTTACCACTTTTTGCACTAGGAAATTTTGAATTTGATATTTATGATGCAAATACTTGCCCACTTTGTGAAAAAGGCACTAAAGCTATCAAACCTGGTAGTCGTGGTAACTAA
- a CDS encoding protein-L-isoaspartate(D-aspartate) O-methyltransferase, translated as MHIFEQKQCQTMAEEIRKNTFINEELFEAFCSTPREIFSPLKMHAYRLDALPLMGNQWISSPLTVAKMTMALDFKEADSVLEIGCGSGYQAAILSKLIRRVFTIERIEKLAISAIEKFKKLNYANIHVKFDDGQNGWKNYAPYDRILLSAYIEHIPNVLFDQLENNGILVAPLLIGNQQFITKFTKKDGEISKEVLDECLFVPIKDGKE; from the coding sequence ATTCATATATTTGAACAAAAACAATGTCAAACTATGGCAGAAGAAATTCGCAAAAACACTTTCATTAATGAAGAATTATTTGAAGCTTTTTGTTCTACTCCAAGAGAAATTTTTTCACCTTTAAAAATGCATGCTTATAGACTTGATGCACTTCCTTTAATGGGTAATCAATGGATAAGCTCACCTTTAACTGTGGCCAAAATGACTATGGCGCTTGATTTTAAAGAAGCTGATAGTGTTTTAGAAATAGGTTGTGGTAGCGGGTATCAAGCTGCGATTTTAAGTAAGCTTATTAGAAGAGTTTTTACCATAGAACGCATCGAAAAACTTGCAATTAGTGCTATAGAAAAATTTAAAAAACTAAACTATGCTAATATTCATGTAAAATTTGATGATGGGCAAAATGGCTGGAAAAATTATGCACCTTATGATAGAATTTTACTCTCAGCTTATATAGAGCATATTCCAAATGTATTATTTGATCAACTTGAAAATAACGGAATTTTGGTAGCTCCTTTACTTATAGGAAATCAACAATTCATCACTAAATTTACCAAAAAAGATGGCGAGATTAGCAAAGAAGTTTTAGATGAATGTCTTTTTGTGCCTATCAAAGATGGCAAAGAATAG
- the frr gene encoding ribosome recycling factor encodes MLNEIYTKQKQQSDKSLEALKKDFTTIRTGKVNINILDHIHVDYYGSATPLNQVATVLATDASTISITPWEKSMLKAIESAIAAANIGVNPNNDGESVKLFFPPMTREQREENAKNAKAMGEKAKVAIRNIRKDANDAVKKLEKDKAISEDEAKKAYDEVQKQTDNYTAKVDELVKNKEAELLKV; translated from the coding sequence ATGCTAAATGAAATTTATACCAAGCAAAAACAACAATCAGACAAAAGCTTAGAGGCCTTAAAAAAAGATTTTACTACCATAAGAACTGGCAAAGTAAATATAAATATACTTGATCATATTCATGTAGATTATTATGGTAGTGCAACTCCATTAAATCAAGTAGCAACAGTTTTAGCAACCGATGCTTCAACTATTAGCATTACTCCTTGGGAAAAATCAATGCTAAAAGCCATAGAAAGTGCTATAGCTGCGGCAAACATTGGAGTAAATCCGAACAATGATGGCGAAAGTGTTAAATTATTTTTTCCTCCTATGACAAGAGAACAAAGAGAAGAAAATGCTAAAAATGCTAAAGCTATGGGTGAAAAGGCTAAAGTTGCTATTAGAAATATTAGAAAAGATGCAAATGATGCGGTAAAAAAACTAGAAAAAGATAAAGCAATCTCAGAAGATGAAGCTAAAAAAGCTTATGATGAAGTACAAAAACAAACCGATAATTATACAGCAAAAGTAGATGAGTTAGTTAAAAACAAAGAAGCGGAACTTTTAAAGGTTTAA
- a CDS encoding poly(A) polymerase — protein MDFEAIRQALNKRLKALQILAFAEALVIFFLAFQFSKDVIIALFFAVLAGVLFFRILGRKLMWGRNELVFKMCEEFLKQNNAKFDKQGFYQKDFEKIAFDFSLKTYHSQNSFIFDDFILYDVKFKDEFGNFFCGILLYSKKLKEDISSSESIFEKVKDKEFSTQRVLKKDDYLLIASLKNPFFADLKISSELNFKLFRANLEKIQTFIHD, from the coding sequence ATGGATTTTGAAGCCATAAGACAAGCTTTAAATAAAAGACTCAAAGCTTTACAAATTTTAGCATTTGCTGAAGCTTTGGTTATATTTTTTCTTGCTTTTCAATTTAGCAAGGATGTGATTATAGCTTTGTTTTTTGCTGTTTTAGCAGGAGTTTTGTTTTTTAGAATTTTAGGAAGAAAGCTTATGTGGGGACGCAATGAGCTTGTATTTAAAATGTGTGAAGAATTTTTAAAGCAAAACAATGCTAAATTTGACAAACAAGGCTTTTATCAGAAAGATTTTGAAAAAATTGCTTTTGACTTTTCTTTAAAAACTTATCATTCTCAAAATTCTTTTATTTTTGATGATTTTATTCTTTATGATGTGAAATTTAAAGATGAATTTGGGAATTTCTTTTGTGGAATTTTGCTTTATAGTAAGAAATTAAAAGAAGATATTAGCTCAAGTGAAAGTATTTTTGAAAAAGTAAAGGATAAAGAATTTTCTACACAAAGAGTTTTGAAAAAAGATGATTATTTACTCATAGCAAGTTTGAAAAATCCTTTTTTTGCTGATTTAAAAATTTCAAGTGAGTTAAATTTTAAACTTTTTAGAGCTAATTTAGAAAAAATTCAAACTTTTATACATGATTAA
- a CDS encoding ribonucleotide-diphosphate reductase subunit beta: protein MNRKRIYNPKSNETLNDRKVFNGNPHGILNFTKAKYTWALKLWDLMEANTWFPKEVDTTKDALDYRCNLTVAEKRMYDLVWSQLISMDSFQTNNLADNINPYITAPEINAVLARQAYEEANHSKSYAVMVEAICENTDLIYEMEKHDETLREKNDFISSIYEELAGEVDDNKLLLAMVANQILEGVYFYSGFTAIYALARAGKMLGSAQMIRFIQRDEITHLLLFQNMINSVRKERPDLFNDININKIYDMFKKAGELEIKWGKYITQNQIMGFTDDIIEEYIHYLVDQRLIAINLDKIYNAKHPIKWVDDFSKFNDQKSNFFESKVTNYSKGSLSFDDF from the coding sequence ATGAATAGAAAAAGAATTTATAATCCAAAATCAAACGAAACTTTAAATGATAGAAAAGTATTTAACGGCAACCCACATGGTATTTTAAATTTTACTAAAGCAAAATACACATGGGCTTTAAAACTTTGGGATTTAATGGAAGCAAATACTTGGTTTCCAAAAGAAGTAGATACAACAAAAGATGCACTAGATTATCGTTGCAATCTAACCGTAGCAGAAAAAAGAATGTATGATCTAGTTTGGTCTCAACTTATCTCAATGGATAGTTTTCAAACAAACAATCTTGCTGATAATATCAACCCTTATATCACAGCACCTGAAATCAATGCGGTTTTAGCAAGACAAGCTTATGAAGAAGCAAATCACTCAAAATCTTATGCAGTGATGGTTGAAGCAATCTGTGAAAATACAGACTTAATTTATGAAATGGAAAAACACGATGAGACTTTAAGAGAAAAAAATGATTTCATTTCAAGTATTTATGAAGAATTAGCTGGCGAAGTAGATGATAATAAACTTTTACTTGCAATGGTAGCAAATCAAATTCTAGAAGGAGTGTATTTTTATAGTGGTTTTACTGCTATTTATGCTTTAGCGCGTGCAGGAAAAATGCTAGGTTCAGCACAAATGATACGCTTTATACAAAGAGATGAAATTACTCATTTATTATTATTTCAAAATATGATTAATTCTGTGCGTAAAGAAAGACCTGATTTGTTTAATGATATCAATATAAACAAAATTTATGATATGTTTAAAAAAGCAGGTGAACTTGAGATCAAATGGGGTAAATACATCACTCAAAATCAAATCATGGGTTTTACAGACGATATTATAGAAGAGTACATTCACTATCTTGTTGATCAAAGACTAATAGCTATTAATCTTGATAAAATTTATAATGCAAAACATCCTATTAAATGGGTAGATGATTTTTCTAAATTTAATGATCAAAAAAGCAATTTCTTTGAAAGCAAGGTTACAAACTATTCTAAAGGGAGTTTGAGTTTTGATGACTTTTAA
- a CDS encoding carbonic anhydrase family protein: MSFKRILFGLFTTSMLFAYEQMPQNASHGNFIDKDKWKNLDKNWIYCESGLNQDFININSKKATNKNHSLEFNYSNDSFGLINDGYTIKMYFASNGSHIVLDNTAYNLSHFHFHSPSKISIDKKSYPLEIHFSHVSQKGDIVVVVLFLQEGAENPFIKKNHPCFS; the protein is encoded by the coding sequence ATGAGTTTTAAAAGAATACTTTTTGGTTTATTTACTACTAGCATGCTTTTTGCCTATGAGCAAATGCCTCAAAATGCCTCACATGGAAATTTCATAGACAAAGACAAATGGAAAAATTTAGATAAAAACTGGATTTATTGTGAAAGTGGTTTAAATCAAGATTTTATCAATATAAATAGTAAAAAGGCTACAAACAAAAATCATTCTTTAGAATTTAACTACTCAAATGATTCTTTTGGTTTAATAAATGATGGTTATACCATAAAAATGTATTTTGCAAGCAATGGAAGCCATATCGTGCTAGATAATACAGCTTATAATTTATCGCATTTTCACTTTCATAGCCCATCAAAGATTTCTATTGATAAAAAATCTTATCCTTTAGAAATTCATTTTAGCCATGTAAGTCAAAAAGGCGATATAGTAGTGGTTGTGCTGTTTTTACAAGAAGGCGCGGAAAATCCTTTTATTAAAAAAAATCATCCGTGCTTTTCCTAA
- the dba gene encoding disulfide bond formation protein Dba: MEFLELLLVFIAIVLMIIKPEKEKLAFSILVISWAIMVFDYLGRKSGAILGLMNL, translated from the coding sequence ATGGAGTTTTTAGAACTTTTGCTAGTCTTTATTGCCATAGTTCTCATGATAATTAAGCCTGAAAAAGAAAAACTAGCTTTTTCTATACTTGTAATTTCATGGGCTATTATGGTATTTGACTATTTAGGTCGCAAATCAGGCGCAATCTTAGGCCTAATGAATCTATAA
- the secG gene encoding preprotein translocase subunit SecG codes for MTTLLIILQFAIVVIICIAVLLQKSSSIGLGAYSGSNESLFGAKGPAGFLAKFTFVMGVLLIANTIALSYMYNNANSNSLAEKAEQILPKAPETNTTSIPVAPSAPISESNTSK; via the coding sequence ATGACTACTCTTTTAATTATTTTGCAATTTGCAATTGTTGTGATTATTTGTATTGCTGTTTTATTACAAAAAAGCTCAAGCATAGGACTTGGAGCATATAGCGGAAGTAATGAAAGCTTGTTTGGAGCAAAGGGTCCTGCAGGGTTTTTAGCTAAATTTACTTTTGTGATGGGTGTTTTACTTATCGCTAATACAATTGCTCTAAGTTATATGTATAATAATGCTAATTCTAACTCACTTGCTGAAAAAGCAGAACAAATTTTACCAAAGGCACCTGAAACAAACACAACTAGCATTCCAGTTGCACCAAGTGCTCCAATTAGCGAAAGTAATACTAGCAAATAA
- the dsbI gene encoding disulfide bond formation protein DsbI: protein MCDINKTKFFYFLMCLAGFLIILMPVGIANLIFGYMLGDSPCTSCWGQRESMIFIGVAALFIVRYGMKGKFLAFLLIATAFGLWQSFNHISGHAHRDLDQGFGLPIFGLHTYFWAEVVFWAVVLLLGVIFAFAPKFGSFEKEMEGVSFRKLTKFNLAAMVIVAFIVASNVFQAFVSTGPIPYSGQGDPVRFSLNPKYIIWDDSGWNKSWKSISFLGKRDVKEPDFAFAPANEKLGIEFDNNISNAPFANIDDNLKIVNETKIDFPKAINTLDYINGEYVASSKWEVFFLDDNFSTKTDFLLDPYFSATINPIIGIIPYLDNKYILMGSNKTFLRFAQNPNADEALQYADFIRGANNFEGQGENLGRGRIDTVRAKFHHILSTTTDGKYMYLATVPNNKDTKTFVISKISLADRVLSAEFTPKAELKEGKTLGNLYITSMAFKNGKIYALSKKHNVIAVIDLDKEEVVKTISYPENITNARSLFFKDGKIHILSYQDGSNILYALD, encoded by the coding sequence ATGTGTGATATTAACAAAACTAAATTCTTTTATTTTTTAATGTGCTTGGCAGGTTTTTTAATCATTTTAATGCCTGTTGGAATTGCAAATTTGATTTTTGGTTATATGCTAGGTGATAGCCCTTGTACTTCTTGCTGGGGCCAAAGAGAATCAATGATTTTCATTGGCGTAGCGGCTTTATTTATTGTGCGTTATGGTATGAAAGGTAAATTTTTAGCTTTCCTTTTAATCGCGACTGCATTTGGTTTATGGCAATCATTTAATCATATAAGTGGCCATGCACACCGTGATCTTGATCAAGGTTTTGGTTTGCCTATTTTTGGTTTGCATACTTATTTTTGGGCTGAAGTAGTATTTTGGGCTGTGGTTTTATTGCTTGGTGTTATTTTTGCCTTTGCTCCAAAATTTGGTTCTTTTGAAAAAGAAATGGAAGGAGTTAGTTTTAGAAAATTAACTAAATTTAACCTAGCTGCTATGGTTATTGTTGCTTTTATCGTAGCTTCAAATGTCTTCCAAGCTTTCGTAAGCACTGGTCCTATCCCATATAGCGGACAAGGTGATCCAGTTCGTTTTAGTTTAAATCCAAAATATATTATTTGGGATGATTCAGGCTGGAATAAAAGTTGGAAAAGCATTTCTTTCTTAGGAAAACGCGATGTTAAAGAACCTGATTTTGCTTTTGCTCCTGCTAATGAAAAACTAGGTATTGAATTTGATAATAATATCAGTAATGCTCCATTTGCAAATATCGATGATAATCTAAAAATCGTAAATGAAACAAAAATTGATTTTCCTAAAGCTATCAATACACTTGATTATATCAATGGAGAGTATGTCGCAAGTTCAAAATGGGAAGTATTTTTCCTAGATGATAATTTTAGCACTAAAACAGATTTTCTATTAGACCCATATTTTTCAGCCACAATTAATCCTATCATAGGAATTATTCCTTATTTGGACAACAAATACATCTTAATGGGCTCTAATAAAACTTTCTTAAGATTTGCTCAAAATCCTAATGCAGATGAAGCTTTACAATATGCTGATTTTATTAGAGGGGCAAATAATTTTGAAGGACAAGGTGAAAACCTTGGTCGTGGTAGAATTGACACAGTTAGAGCTAAATTCCATCATATTTTAAGCACAACTACTGATGGAAAATACATGTATCTTGCTACCGTTCCAAACAATAAGGATACTAAAACTTTTGTAATTTCTAAAATTTCTTTAGCAGATAGAGTTCTTTCAGCTGAATTTACTCCTAAAGCTGAGTTAAAAGAAGGAAAAACTTTGGGCAATCTTTATATAACTTCAATGGCTTTTAAAAATGGTAAAATTTATGCATTAAGTAAAAAGCATAATGTTATTGCTGTAATTGATCTAGACAAAGAAGAAGTTGTAAAAACTATTTCGTATCCAGAAAATATAACTAACGCAAGAAGCTTATTCTTCAAAGATGGCAAAATACACATCTTATCTTATCAAGATGGATCAAACATCCTTTATGCACTTGATTAA
- a CDS encoding Bax inhibitor-1/YccA family protein — protein sequence MSLYDRDYSNSKTQEFEGYARSDLSIFIKQTYQLFAASLLAATAGAYIGIFALAHLFAQSQATFWILFIVEIGLLFALQWKKREAPLNLVLLFAFTFVSGLTLTPLLYSVLALPAGASIIAQAFALTTVAFGALSVFAMNTKKDFTMMGKMLFIALIVIVVASLINIFFQSSLLSLAISGIGAILFSFYILYDTQNIIRGNYETPIEGAVALYLDFINLFISLLNILRSFNSR from the coding sequence ATGAGTCTTTATGATAGAGATTATTCTAACTCTAAAACTCAAGAATTTGAAGGTTATGCTAGAAGTGATTTGAGCATTTTTATAAAACAAACTTATCAGCTTTTTGCTGCTTCATTATTAGCTGCAACAGCAGGTGCTTACATAGGAATTTTTGCCTTAGCACATTTATTTGCACAATCTCAAGCAACTTTTTGGATTTTATTTATCGTAGAAATTGGCTTGTTATTTGCATTACAATGGAAAAAAAGAGAAGCTCCGCTTAATTTAGTTTTACTTTTTGCCTTTACTTTTGTTTCAGGACTTACTTTAACACCACTTTTATATTCTGTTTTAGCACTTCCTGCAGGAGCTAGCATTATCGCTCAAGCTTTTGCTTTAACAACAGTGGCTTTTGGTGCTTTAAGCGTTTTTGCTATGAATACAAAAAAAGATTTTACTATGATGGGAAAAATGCTTTTTATAGCTTTAATTGTTATCGTAGTAGCTTCTTTAATTAATATCTTTTTTCAAAGTTCACTTTTAAGCTTAGCAATTTCTGGTATTGGTGCAATTTTATTTTCTTTTTACATTCTTTATGATACTCAAAACATCATTAGAGGAAATTATGAAACACCAATCGAAGGTGCAGTTGCGCTTTATCTTGATTTTATCAATCTTTTCATCTCTCTTCTTAATATTTTAAGAAGCTTTAATAGCAGATAA